The DNA segment GTGGTAACATCATCGCCGCATAACCGCCATAACTGATCCCAAAGGTACAAACATTGTTTTCATCAATATTTGGTTTTGCCATCACTTGCTCTGCTGCCTGATAAATATCTGTTAACATTAAACCGCCAAACTGTTTTTTACCCGCATCCCTTAATTCAGTTGTATAGCCGCTAGAGCCACGAAAGTTCACTTGTAATACTGCATAACCGTTCGCCACTAACAGTTGCGTCACCGGGTTATAGTAACGATTATCGTAGACATCAATCGGACCACCGTGTGGCATAATTATTAATGGGTAGTTTTTTCGCTCTGTAGTAGGCATGGTCAATAAGTAAGGAATTTGTAAGCCCTCAACCTCAACCGTGCTTTCTAGCAAGTTACTGCTAAGTTGATTATTCAAGTCAGGATTCACAGCCCCAATATGCACAACGTTATTGTGCGGTGCTTGTACTAAATAGAACTCTCCAGGGTGGTCATGACTTTCACCGTAATAAATACTCGAGCTATTATCTACAGAGGTAGATATTTCAGCGATTAATGACAGTGTTTTGCCGAAATCAAATTTCTCTTTAGCGTTATTATTAGCAATATATACGGTATCAATTTTACCTTCATTGAGTACTTTAATTGCCGCTAGAGCATCATCTTTGGTCAAAGTCACATCAACAATTTTATAAGAGTCGGCCTGATAAACAACACTCTCTTTACCGGTTTCAAAATTTACTTTATAAACAACTCTTTGCTGCTCTGCATTAAAATCTAAACAGTAATAACTATTTTCTTCGCCTGCATAGGCGATTGGCAACAATTTAGCAGCGTCTTTTGCATCATCCTCTTCTTTAAATTGCCAAGTATGAATCACTTTCGTTTCATTATCGTTGCTAAACTGGGTTAAATTCCATTCCCCTTCTCGGCTTAGGTTAAAAGCCGCTTTTATCTCGCCTGACTGGTCTAAAAACCAACGGGTAGCAAAACCTTTTAAACTGACGACTTCATTCGATTTTTTAAACTGACCACCATCGACTTTATGCAACTTACTCAGCTTTTTACCATGTAACGCTAATTTATCAATTTTTAAGGTATACACTTTGGAAGACAGTCCGGACTTAGCATAAAGAAACTCATTTGCCCGCTCGGGTAATGGGTGAATTAATGAACCTTTAGTTTTCACCGAAAACACGTTTACTTGCTCATTATCTGGTCGTTGCAAAATCAACAGACGTTGTACAGATTTTGTGTCTAAAAGTCCTGCAACGCCTTTTTTGATTTCGATAAACTGAGCTGCCAAATGATTATCATCAATCCATGCAATATTACTTATTTTAGCTTCAAATTTACTAAATTCGGCTAAATTCAACCATAAGGTTTGCTGCTTGGTATCACTATCAATTAAAACTATATTCTGAGTATCATTAATAAAACGCAACGCGGCAATGTTCTCGCCATTGGGGCTTATTTGTGCCTGTAACATATCTGGATGTTGAAAGAATAATTTAGTATCTATCGATGCCGCAGCCTGTAATGGCATTACCACTAGAAAAAATACAACCAAACTGAAAGCTTTACTATTTAACATCAGTTGCCCCCCATTCAGCAAAAAAGTCATCGCGATAGCCACTACCACTCACCAATGGATATTGTTCAATCAATCCCGCAAGAGAACCGTTAATTTCTTTCTGCTCTGTTGCAAAGCGGTTGAATAGGTTTACCTTCATAAAATCAGTACCACGTTCGGCCGAAATATTAATTTCGCCGACATAATTTATTTTCCCAGGTTCGATATTAAAGCGCCAACTTGCTAACTCTTTAGTTGGTCGCCAGTAAGGCAAATTATAAAAAGGCGCATTAACACGAGTGATTTGATACCCACCAGCTAATAGCGGTAACAAATAGAATTCATTGTCAGTATTTTTCAAATTTAGTAAATATTTTTGACCTAACAACAGGGTGTCGTTATCAAAAAGGAAGCGTACTCTATTTTCTTTAATTTTAGCAAAATTAATGGAAGCAGCATCATGATTAACATTTAACTTAACCAGTAAAAAACCTTGATTTTTTGACAGCCTGTTTTCGGCCACTAGTTCTGTTATTTGCTCGATGGGTTTTAATGTTTTCTCTTGTTCTACGCCAAAGGTATTGCTGGTTGTAAAAAGGCTACAAAATAACAGCGTAGATAATATTTTTTTTAATTCCATTTTAATATTTTATTCATTTTTTTTTATAAAGATAAAATAAACTATTTAATCCGTTAACACCATGATAACCTTTTGCTAACCCAAAATATTTCATCAAAAAATAATAAAAACGGAGTTTGAATATGGGAGTTTTCTCACTATTTTTAAAAGCACGATTTAATCGTTTTCTACTGCTTACAGGCTTTATCTTATTAAGTGGTTGTTCGAGTCAGATAAACATTAATGAACCGCTCACGGCAAAAACGAAAATAGACCAGCAACAAGGTGTTGTTGTGGTGAGAGTGATTAACGCCTCATCATATCCCTTGCCGTTTAATCACCTCACTATCGCCCCTAAGAACTTGAATGAATCTAAAAATGTAAAGTTTGAGCGATTAGTGTCGTTAAAAACTCATACAACTGACAGTAATATCTTTTCTTCGGCGATTAAGGCTGGTAGTTACTCTTTAAGTTCAGTTTCGTCATTCCATCGAAATGGCGATTATTTTTATTCCCGTGGTGCCGGTGCTGAAATAAAATTTGGTACATTTGAAGTTGAACAAGGCAAAATCACAGATTTAGGCACCATAATTTACTATCCAAAGCCGCAAGATGATAAATACATAAACACCTTAACAAGATTAGAAGGCACACAATCGGTTGAAGTATTAAACAAGTTCTTCCCTTTTTATAATTATGATATGAATCAGGTTTTAACTTGGAATGAAGATGAGTTAGACGAAGAGCGTTATTCAACGTATGTTTCAATCGCACAAAACCCGGTAACCTTTAATCATAAATACGCTGCTCCAGATGGTTCTATGTATTTTATCGGAAAATTAGGGGTCATAATTAAGCGTAGCGCTGAGGGAGAATGGGAGATAGACGCCGTAGATAGTAACGTCGATTTGAATACTATTAAACAATCTCAGAATGGTGATTTAATTGTTGCCGGTAATGAAGGAGTGGTTTTCTTTAAAAAATTTGGTGGCGAATGGCAAGATATATCCCTAACAACAACTAGCAATATCAAACAAATTGAAATCACCAATAACCACGCTGAACTGATGAGTTTTCAAACCACTACGGCTGAAATTTATCGCGCTAATTTAACAGAAGACACGCCAAAGTGGCTAAAAATGGCGAGTTACACAACATTTTCAGGTTGGAAAGACGGTGACGGTAATACCCAACAAATATCCGTAATTGGCAAAAAAGATAAAACGACAACCAAACGTAAAGTGAGAGAAATATTTAATATTCAAACTCATAAACTGCTCGACCAACATGTTGTTTCGATCACCTACGGTAGCAACTATGATTTAGCCGCATTTGGAGATGGTTACAGTAAAGACTTCACTTTTGATCCTGAAACCTGGGAAGTTAAAACTGAGGAGAATTCAGCTGATATCGTTAAAACCATTCAAGCAGGTCATGCCAAGATAGCAATCGAAAAAGCGAGCTACTGGTCATTAACTGGTAAGCCTAGTATGTATACTGTCGACGAGACTGGTATGCAAAAAAATGAACTCAGTACTGTAATTAAGTCCTGCAATGAAGGTTATACCTTAGGTAAAAAGATCTGTTTTAAAGGCAAAGAGCATGAAAAAATTAAACGTGAATCGTTTAACTTCGTTTCTATTCCATGGTTTTTAAATGAACAGGAAGCGTTCAGTATCGTGTCATTTAGACATTATAATTTCTTTGCAGGCCCGGCCAAAACAGAATATAAAATACTTAAAACCAACGATGGTGGTAATAATTGGGTGAAAACAGACTTGGAATTACCTAATGAATATTGCATGGATATAGTATCGCAAGTAAAAGATAGAATTTTACTTTCTTGTGATGGTGTTTCTGGTGATTTTTACGAATCTTCAGATTTTGGTGAGACATGGCAACATGTTCGCCAACATGAGAACTTTTAATCTGAATTGATAAAGTAGTACAAACCTATTGCCGTTTTCAACATGGAAGTTTGCATTCCGTCATCTATGAAGTAAAAAGCCGAACTTTTAGGTTCGGCTTTTTCAGTTTATCAACAAGTGAATGATTATTTGTTTTGTAAATAAATAGAGTTCACTTCAGCGCCATCAGCAGTTTCAGACTCATCAGCAGAGCTTTCTTTAACGTCTGCCTTAACTTCAGCTTTGGTTTTAACTTTTTTCTTGCTCAACGCTTCTTTTTCAGCAAGCTCTTCTTCTTCAAGAGCAAGTTCAAAATCAAATTTCAGTCTATCTGATTTATTTGCCAGTTCTTCTTCAGCATCATCAGTTTCTAACTGTTCTAGCTCTTGCAAGTCACTTATTGCTTTTTCTTGCTCAGCTTCACTTAGTGTAAATGACTGTTCATTTTCTTCTGTACTGTTAACTTGCTCATCTTCTTCGAGCGCAGCCTTGGCAGCAGCAAGTTCTGCTTTTTTCAATTTGTCTTTGTATTGTTCGGCTCGGTCTTCGTCGTGGCGTTTATTACGTGCTACGTGATTTGCTAACACTTGTTTCAGTTCATTTTCAGCCCAAACAACACCTTCAGCTTCACTGGCAAAACCAGTTTGGCGTTTCGACACAACTTTCTTTTTCGAGGTTGCTTGACGCTGAATTTCAGCAGTCCAACTATTATTGCGCTTTTCAACAACTCTAAATGTATATTTTGGTGCTTTACTCATGATAATTCCTGCGAGTTAATTTTATTCTTGCTCAGCATCATCGCTGTCATCAAACATTGGCATATCAAGGCCTAGTGCTCTTGCGCGTGCTTTTTCTTTACGCTCAAATTTAGCCGTTTCTTGTTTTTCTGCAAGAATATCAGCTTTCTCATCACGAATAGAACGTTGTTCACCATGGCGTTTGTTGCTGGTTTGCTGTGCACTAATAAAAGTAGCAAGCTCTTGCTCTGCCCAAGTAGTCGCTTCGGCTTCGCTAGAAAAGCCTTCTTGTTGTTTAGAAACCACTTTTTTCTTCGACGTGATTTGACGTTCTATTTTTGCAATCCAAGTCTTATCACCTTGCTCTACAACATTAACGCTATACTTTTGACTCTTTGCCATGTTCAACCTTACAAAACCTGTTAAATTTAGTTTAGAGGACTTTGCCCTCATAATGCCCGCTATTCTACGCTTTTATTGATCATTTCACAGCATAATAATAATACCAATTCTAATAAAAATGTAATTTTACCTGCTACTGCCAGTTTACATTTTCCACCAAGGTGTATTTTCAGTATACTGCGCGTCTTTTCCTAACTCGGACAATACAACAACTATGCGTTTATTAAGAACGACCACACACCCAGACATTAACAATTTGTGTGGCCGTAGTTTTCACCGCCAAGCCGCTCGTGGCATCATCTTAAACGGTGATGATATCCTACTGCTTTATACTGAGCGCTATCATGACTATACCCTACCTGGAGGTGGTGTAGATGAAGGTGAAAACTTAGAACAAGGCTTAATACGAGAATTAAAAGAAGAAACTGGCGCGGCTAATATTCGTAATATTGAAGCCTTTGGGCGCTATGAAGAATTTCGCCCTTGGTATAAAAACGATTTTGATATGGTTCACATGGAATCTTTTTGCTATACCTGCTCAATTGATGCAGAGCTGGGGGCAACACAATTCGAAGCCCATGAAATTCAAAATGGCATGACACCTAAATGGATCAACATCCATGAAGCTATAGAGCACAATGAACATACCATGGCAAATAGTGATAAAAAGGGTATGTCAATTGAGCGAGAAACGTTTTTATTGAAACTTATCGTTAAAGAGCTTTTAGCTTAAGCTATTAGCCACAACACTTTTTGTATTTTTTACCACTGCCACATGAGCAAGGATCGTTACGGCTTGGAGTTTTGTCAAACGTAGTAGTTGTAGGCTTGCTTAGTATGGTATTAAGCTCATTAATATTTTCATCTACCTTGCTGTCTACGGTTACGTTAGCAAACAGTTCATTATCGGCAACTAACGTTTCTATTTCCAACTTTCTTTCTTCGCTGGTAACCACAAGCGTCAATGGATTTTTTTCTGTACCAAGCTTAACGACACGTTTGGTATTATAACCCGTTTTCACATGGTTTACTCTGGTGTGAATACGCCCTTTGTAATACAGATCGTGCATGATGAACTCCGTTAACCTAATACTAAAAATTGGCGCGCATATTAACAGCTATTGTGCGCAACTGTTAGTTAATAATGACATTTTGATAGCCATACTTTGTATGGCTATCAAATATTATTTCTTCAACATTGATTTAAGATCGGCAAACGGGTTGTAGGTTGCAGTATCTTGGTTATTATCACCGGCTTTTACTTCTCTTGAATATTGATCTTGGTCGGTATATTTAGCATGCTCGTTGTCATGGCAATATATGCAAAGTAGCTCCCAGTTGCTGCCATCATTTGGGTTATTGGTATGGTCATGATCAATATGATGTACCGTTAACTCGCGAATATTAGAATACTCAAACTCACGCGCACAACGACCACACACCCACGGAAACAGCTTTAATGCACGGTCACGATAGCCCTGCTCTTTACTTTTATAATTAGCACTGGTGCCAAATCTATCTGAAGACATACTTCTCTCTTTATTAATTTTGTATGTTTAAAATAATATCGTTGATATAATCTCTAATACCAACACTAATAATTATTTAAACTAAAAATGACCTACATACCACTAGACGATATTAAACACGCTTGGGTGTTTCGCTTTAAAAATTTGCCAATTAGTGAGCAAGACTTCAAAAGTATTAAAGCCATGTCACCTGCACGTTCTAGTGCGTTATGGACACAGTTTATCAGTAAACAGGTAGATCATCCCGACTTTTTCAAAGAAGGGGACTGGCCATTTGATGATGCAAGCTGGACCGAAAAAGCCATGTGGGAAAAAGCTTGGGAAGGTGAAAACCCAGATTTACCAGAATTAATTACCGATCATTTAGACTGGCAAAATAATACTACGGTGTATTATTGCAACAGTAAAAAACAAGTATTGGAAACTACTTGGGCTGTATTTAAACGTTGCTGGAAAAACTTTTTAATGATGGACGATGGACCAATACTTATTGGTAAAAAACGTTCTGAAGTGGTGCAGTTTTTATCTGATGGAACCTTTAAAATTGGTCACAAGTAAAAAAACTAACATGCACCCACGTAACCGTCACAATGACGGTTATAATTTTAATGACCTAGTAAAAGCCTATCCAAAACTTAGCCCGTTTGTTCGTACTAATGAGTATCAAAATTTAAGCATCGACTTTAGTAGTAGCGAAGCTGTTAAAGCATTAAACGCGGCGCTGCTAGTGCATCATTATCAAGTTCAAGGTTGGGATATTCCAGATGGTTTTTTATGCCCGCCAATTCCAGGCAGAGTTGACTATATCCACTATTTAGCCGACTTATTAAAAGCCACTAATAACAACAAAATCCCGCACGGCAATAAGGTCAACGCCTTAGATATAGGCACTGGGGCAAGCTGTATTTACCCAATACTTGGTCAACGACAAAATGGCTGGCATTTTGTAGCCAGCGATATTGACCCAATTTCCATTGCGTCTGCCAACAAAAATATTGCCAACAATGACAACCTAACGGGCACTATTGAATGTCGACTGCAAGAAAATAACCAACACATCTTTACCAATATCATAAAAGAAGGCGAAAGCTTTGCAGTCACGCTATGCAACCCGCCGTTTCACTCATCTTTAGTTGAAGCAACAAAAGGCAGTGAAAGGAAATGGCAAAACTTAAACAAAAGCAGCGTAAGCAACAATGAAAACGAAAACGTTAAGTTAAACTTTGGCGGTCAAAAAGCAGAGCTTTGGTGCGACGGCGGCGAGCTAAAATTTATTCGTAAGATGATCAACGAGAGTAAACAGTACCAACAGCAGGTACTCTGGTTTAGCTGTTTAGTTTCTAAAAGCGAGAATGTTAAGCCGTTAAAACTAGCCTTAAAAAAATCCAAGGCGGTGCAAATAAAGGTCATTAAAATGGCGCAAGGCAATAAAATTAGCCGCTTTATTGCCTGGAGTTTTTTATCAATTGAGCAACAACAACATTGGTGCGCTGAACATTTCTAATGTGTACTAATACCGTTTAGCTTAATGTTGGTTTAGCCAACCGGCGACGTGGGGAAAATGATCGTTTCTCGCTTCTGGGCTGGTTAAAATATCTATGTGGCCATAATCAATGGCATTGCCGTTGCGCTTAGACAATAATGAAAACCTTGCAGTAGAGTTTTTAGACTCTTCAATAAAGTATTTAACGTCTACTTGGTTTCCTAAAATGGAATCATTTATACCGGTAATGTGCCATGTTGGCGGCCAAACTATGTCGCCTGCCGCCGATTGATAATCAAACCCATCACGAGGGTCATGCCATGGGCCTTTATTTACCCACTGAATACTATGTGCCAGTGACTGTTTAGTTTCATTGTCGGCACCAAACTTATATTTTACCGCATCGAAAAATCCTTTGCGTTTGGCCAATATAGGCGCAATACGGTTGTAAAATAAGTCGACTTTCAGCAGTTTTTCAAAACCACCAATGGTGATAGAGCGTTTCGTACCAAAACATAGGTTACTGCGTACTTTGCCTAGGTTTTCACTATGCCTTGCTAAAACGCTGGCAACCAACACGCCGCCCCATGAGTGTGAAACCAGATGCATTGCTTGACCGGTTTTATTAAACACATAATCTATTAATAACGGGATATCGTGGGTTATAGCTTCATACTGACCATAATCAGATTCAGCATTAATCAGCGGTGTGCTTAATCCTCTGCCGCGCAAGTCCATTACATACACATCAAAGCCCTGCTCAGCTAAATAGCAGGCCAAGCCTTTACCTTGTTCATTATAAAAGATACGGCCATTTTCAATTGCGCCATGCACCATTAATATTGGTGCACCACCGCTGTTCTTATAGATATGTTTTAAATGTAATTGATGACCTTGGTCTTCAATAAAAACGGACTCTTGCTTCATGGAAAAAGGGTTACCTTGCAATCTGGTATGACCAGATAATATACGGTGTTATTTATTCCAGTGCAAGCAAGTTATTTAATATGTTCAATGCTTTGAAAAACAGTCCACTTGATACCAAGTGCAACAGTGTAGGTGAACTTTTCTTGATAAAGGTCGCTTTCATCATTTTTAGCGCCATGCCATAAACCTAGCTGGGTACCAACAAACATCATTAAATTTTTGTTCAATTGAAAGCGATTGGCAATCGACACTTTGGTGCCTAGATAGCCACCTGAAGATTGAAAATAGTCTCGTTCACTATTTACGTACTGCTGATCAATATCATAAAAATACTGATGAGTTTTAGCACTGGCAAACGTTGGTGACACACTGAAGTAAAACCGAGAATCATCAAATAATAAATTTTCACTCTGGTACGCCACTTCCGGTTGAAATACATAACCGCGGTGATTGACGTTACTAAAGTCAGTTGAAAATACTGAGCGAAGTTGTAAATTCAACCAAGTGTCACTGCTCTTATTATCGTGCAGTAAAAAGCTCGCCTGAGGACCTATTTCAAACATAAAATCAAGATCAGGCATGCCTTCTCTAATTTTAGAGTCCTCTGAATCGGCATTGAATGCTGCGCCTAATGATACATCAAGTTTGAAGTGCTCTTTTTCTACCGCTATCGCTTTAATTACTGACTCATCACCTATGCGTATTTTCTCACCACGATAAATTACAAATGGCAACGGCAAAAATTTATTTTGATAATCTGTAGCCGCCGGATAAATCGGGCCACGAAACGCTGCAGAAAATACCCCAGCTTCCCAAACGGGTTTACCGGCAGACGTGTCAACACTTAATGCGCCACCTTGATTCGCCTGAGCTATGCTAATTAAGGCAAATGCACACAAAAATATAGAAATTTTTAATTGAAGATTCATCATCAATGATCGCCGCTTTTTTAATTATTAATGGATTGATGTCTGATTAACGCTGTACAAGTGCAGCATTAGAGTATGTTATCCCCTGCCAGCCAAGTTCAATAAACGTGCGAATATTTCCGTGGTCATCTGCATTAGGGTTAAGTAACACATCTTCTCGATAAAATTTGCCAAAGCAAGCCAAGGTTTGCTCTGCAGATAAATTATTTAATTGTGCAAAGGCAAATATTTTGCATGAGCCTTCATTGGTTCCGGCCTGGTTAACCAAGTCACCATTGGTAAAAGTTACCGGGGTATAGATGTAGTGTTCGTTGATAACGGTCATCACATCATTAAACTCAATTGTGTCAGGGGAGTGTTTTAGTTGCTGCAAAAAATCTGATAAAGCCATTGGTTTCTCAAAAATAAATTAATAATACAGGGCAGTATAAACCCCACTTTTGTTAGAACAAACGAAAAAATAGGATCATTTAGACGATTTTATCCGCTTTTATTAAACATTCATTTCCTTCATTATAACTCCAAGCTTAAAAGCACCCAATTAAACAATGAAATTAAGAGAGAGTCAGATGAAAATTATTGCCTTAGCCGCTACCTCAAGTTCAAAATCAATTAATAAAACATTGGTTACCTATGCCGCAAACTTAGTTGAAAACAGTGAAGTTGAAGTTTTAGATTTAAATGATTACGAATTGCCATTATTTAGTGAAGACAAAGAAGCTGAATTAGGTCAACCAGAGTTGGCGAAAGCATTTTTCGACAAGTTAGGTAGCGGAGACGCGATCATGATTTCATTTGCAGAGCATAATGGCAGCTATACTGCCGCATACAAAAACATTTTTGACTGGGCTTCTCGTATTGATCAAAAAGTTTTTCAAAATAAGCCTATGATTTTATTGTCAACCTCACCTGGTCCTGGTGGTGCTGGTAGCGTGCTTGCCGCAGCGACAGGCTCTGCACCTTATTTTGCCGGAGATGTAAAAGGCAGCTTTAAAATGCCAAGCTTTTACGACAACTTTGATATGCAAAACAACCAGTTCACTAACCCTGAATTACAGCAAGAATTAACTTCAGTAGTCGCTCAGCTTTAATTTCTTAACACAATAAAAAACGAGCTTACGCTCGTTTTTTATTTAATTAACTTGCTGCCGTTATCATATGAATATCTCTTTGCGGATACGGTATTTTAATACCGGCGTCATCCAACGCTTGATATATAGCCGCATTGGCTTGATATTTTGACTGATAAAAGTTTACTGTCGGCACCCATAGGCGTATGCCAAGTACGATAGCGTTATCGCCAAACTCATCAATACCAACTTGCGGCTTTTTCTGCTCACTACACGCGTCTAAATTTTCAATGATAGGCGTTAGTATATTAATGACTGTAAGGGGATCATGCTGATAAGCGATACCAACCGACAGTTCCAATAATGAATCATGCTCTGAGTTATGCAGCACTTCTCCAACAATGTGTTTGTTGGGAATGGTAATTTCAATGCCATCAGCATCGACTAAAATGGTATAAGCTAGTAAGACCTCTTTAACTATACCGGTTATGCCTTGTACTTTAATGGTATCGCCAACAACAAAAGGGCGAATAATAATGATATTAAAGCCAGCAGCGTAATTCGCTAATAAACCTTGCAGTGCCAGACCTACACCTAATGATAAAGCACCAATAGCGGCAATAAATGGGGTAAGGCTTATACCTAATTTTCCAAGTGCAATAATCGTTATTAATACAACGATAAGCATCTTCGTTGTGTTGCTGATAAAGCGACTTAAGGTCACATCTAATTTATGTCGTTCACAGAGTCTAAGAACCCAATTTGCAATTTTTCCAGCAAAGAAAAAACCTACTAAAAAAATTATAAAAGCGCCAATCAACTGAAAGGTGTAATTTGCGAAAAAATCCAAAGCGAGCTCATAAAGATGACTGATAAGATCAAGCTCCTCTTTAATTAGATCCTTAGCTTCAAATGTTTTCGCAGTTGAACTTGCGCTTTCGCTCGCTGCATCTGTCATCGTATATCTCATTATTGTTATAATTCAATACATTATAGGTGCTATTAAAAGTTATGGCGAATAACTAATCTGGTTTTTCCATATTTAACGAGCGAATTTCATCAACCGTTTGCTTGGCTAAACTTTCTAAATCCTTGCCATGTGGCTTAGGTTTCCTGGTGTCAGGATCAAGTGCGACAAAGACAATACTATCAGCTGAACAAATTGTCTTTTTAGTGGCTTTATTACGCACAACACAAGTGACAGTAATAGAGCTGCGACCCACTGATTTTGTTTTCAAACCAAATTCGACAATATCGCCTTGCATCGCTGGTGACTGAAAGCTAATTTCACTTATATGTTTAGTGACCAAACAGGTAGTCTCCAACTGACAAATAGCATATATTGCCGCCTCTTCGTCAATCCATTCTAATGCTCGACCACCAAATAACGAATTAGCATAATTTAAATCATTGGGCATAACCAAACGACGTGATAAAAAGCGCATATCAATTCCTAAACTGTTA comes from the Thalassotalea nanhaiensis genome and includes:
- a CDS encoding MipA/OmpV family protein → MMNLQLKISIFLCAFALISIAQANQGGALSVDTSAGKPVWEAGVFSAAFRGPIYPAATDYQNKFLPLPFVIYRGEKIRIGDESVIKAIAVEKEHFKLDVSLGAAFNADSEDSKIREGMPDLDFMFEIGPQASFLLHDNKSSDTWLNLQLRSVFSTDFSNVNHRGYVFQPEVAYQSENLLFDDSRFYFSVSPTFASAKTHQYFYDIDQQYVNSERDYFQSSGGYLGTKVSIANRFQLNKNLMMFVGTQLGLWHGAKNDESDLYQEKFTYTVALGIKWTVFQSIEHIK
- a CDS encoding HopJ type III effector protein, translated to MALSDFLQQLKHSPDTIEFNDVMTVINEHYIYTPVTFTNGDLVNQAGTNEGSCKIFAFAQLNNLSAEQTLACFGKFYREDVLLNPNADDHGNIRTFIELGWQGITYSNAALVQR
- a CDS encoding NADPH-dependent FMN reductase, with the translated sequence MKIIALAATSSSKSINKTLVTYAANLVENSEVEVLDLNDYELPLFSEDKEAELGQPELAKAFFDKLGSGDAIMISFAEHNGSYTAAYKNIFDWASRIDQKVFQNKPMILLSTSPGPGGAGSVLAAATGSAPYFAGDVKGSFKMPSFYDNFDMQNNQFTNPELQQELTSVVAQL
- a CDS encoding mechanosensitive ion channel family protein — its product is MTDAASESASSTAKTFEAKDLIKEELDLISHLYELALDFFANYTFQLIGAFIIFLVGFFFAGKIANWVLRLCERHKLDVTLSRFISNTTKMLIVVLITIIALGKLGISLTPFIAAIGALSLGVGLALQGLLANYAAGFNIIIIRPFVVGDTIKVQGITGIVKEVLLAYTILVDADGIEITIPNKHIVGEVLHNSEHDSLLELSVGIAYQHDPLTVINILTPIIENLDACSEQKKPQVGIDEFGDNAIVLGIRLWVPTVNFYQSKYQANAAIYQALDDAGIKIPYPQRDIHMITAAS
- a CDS encoding acyl-CoA thioesterase, whose product is MRFLSRRLVMPNDLNYANSLFGGRALEWIDEEAAIYAICQLETTCLVTKHISEISFQSPAMQGDIVEFGLKTKSVGRSSITVTCVVRNKATKKTICSADSIVFVALDPDTRKPKPHGKDLESLAKQTVDEIRSLNMEKPD